DNA from Malus sylvestris chromosome 11, drMalSylv7.2, whole genome shotgun sequence:
TGCTTAGGAATCataaatggatgaaaatttagTTTTTGTATAGTGTGAATAAGGTTCTAAAAGAAGCTAGCTAATCGGCTAGCGGGCTAGGACTTGGCGCCTAGGTGGATTAGGAAGATTTAAGTAAATCCGACAAATTGGATGGAATTATTCatatttgatttgtttgagaGTTAACATGTCTTTGCTTAGGAATCATACTTGATTAGCAAAGGTCACATTCTATGTGTgagaaatattatttttatttttatttttaaatattgtttaaaaaaaattaataggaaaactaatgaaaatggcttgaaaactttgagttttaacgataaagacaaaataaagggtcaagtgaatagtatcatgtttgactttttagtgtaaaaatgtggtttttcgttaaagtgaatagtaccgcgggcttttcgttaaaactcccaaaattAATTGGTAGGAGTTATGCAaccataataaaaataaaaataaaaatgctgGCAGTTATGGAGAGAGaaaaagatagagagagagagagagagagtgagtttaaaaacctggcaattcctgacacaatccaataacccgacacgacacaaCACGAAATTAataggtgttcgggtcgacacgataatgTATAGGGtagttatcgggtaacccgataaacacctgttaagataacgggctGGTtcaggtatacacgtgggtaacacgatatacgataagcaaaatattaattttataattttataaccctaaaaaaatactataataattatatatatatatacacatattaaattaaatattcaaaattggtgaccattggatcggcttaaatatacataccattcaatttcttaagtgttatacatacaaaataaataaatttaaatctacttaataaataagtatatatatatatacacacaccattgcacttgatgggatacgaattctacaaaactaatttcaacgatacaactgtcaaacttgtttgtatataatttgagatcgcatcagcaaaaaattgcaaaaaacaaacattcagagatcaagtaatgagacaaaacgtttcgacagttatcaacaaaaaatcacaattcaacaacttcgattttgatgattttttacagctacaccatatatgaatacaatgaatgaactcgatctttaatttaaactaTTTACACTAgaactcttaagtgttaatgaatctattgttttgatgagatacgcattctatgaaactagtttcaacgatccaaccgtcaaatatgtttgtatacacttcgagattgcatacaccaaatattgcaaaaaacaaacattccgaaatcaagtaatgagacaaaacttttcgacaattataaatgaaaaatcacgatttaacggttagtTTAAcactaattttgatgattttttacagctacactccttaaccctatatgaatacaatgaatgaattcaatattcaatttaaaatatttacactagtggatacaaaatcttatgttatacttaataaaagtataaataaactctaagtattagtgaatctatcgttttgataggatacgcattctacgaaactaatttcaacgatccaaccatcaaacatgtttgtatatgcttcaaaatcgtatatgccaaaaatcgcaaaaaacaaactttcagacaccaagtaatgggacaaaacttttcgacagttatcaacgaaaaatcaagaTTTCACGGTTATTTttactccgattttgattattttttacagcttaacaccttgaccctatatgaatacaaaaaatgaattcgagcttcaatttaaaatatttacgctAGTGGTTACCACAAAATcatatgttatacttaatgaaagtataaataaactctaagtgttagtgaatctatcgttttgatgggatatgcattcaacgatccaacagtcaaacttgtttgcatatgGTTCAAAATTGTATACgctaaaaatcgcaaaaaacaaacgttCAAAAaccaagtaatgggacaaaacttttcgacggttatcaacgaaaaatcaggatttaacggttattttatctccggttttgattattttttaaggCTACACACTTTGACCCTATATGATTACaaagaatgaattcgatcttcaatataaaatatttacactagtggataccacaaaatcttatgttatacttcatGAAAGtgtgaataaactcttaagtgtcactgaatctatcgttttgatgggttaagcattctacgaaactaatttcaacgatccaaccgtcaacttgtttgtatatgcttcaagatcgtataaaccaaaaaaaaaaaaaaaaaacaaacattcagagatcaagtaacgggacaaaacttttcaacaactatcaacgaaaaatcacgatttaacggttattttaactccgattttgatgatttttcccagctacactcattgaccctatatgaatacaatgaatgaatttgatcttcaatttaaaatatttacacttgtGGATAccccaaaatcttatgttatacttaataaaagtataaataaactctaagtgttagtgaatctatcgttttgatgggatatacattctacgaaactaatttcaacgatccaacactcaaacttgtttgcatatgGTTCAAaatcgtatacgccaaaaatcgcaaacaACAAACGTTCAGAAACCATGTAaggggacaaaacttttcgacggttatcaatgaaaaatcacaatttcacaattattttaactcctattttgatgattttttacaactacaatccttgaccctatatgaatacaatgaatgaattcgatcttcaatttaaaatatttacactagtggataccacaaaatcttatgttatacgtaatgaaagtataaataaactctaagtgttagtgaatctatcgttttgatgggatacgcattctaggatactaatttcaacgatccaaccgtcaaacttgtttctaTATGCTTCAAaatcgtatacgccaaaaatcgcaaaaaagaAACTTTCAAACaccaagtaacaggacaaaattTTCGACGATTACCAAcgaaaaatcaagatttaacggttattttaactccgattttgattattttttacagctagacaccttgaccctatatgaatacaatgaatgaattcgatcttcaatttaaaatatttacactagtggataccacaaaatcttatgttatgcttaatgaaagtataaataaactctaagttttagtgaatctatcgttttaatgagatatgcattctacgaaactaatttcaaagaTCCAATAATCAAACTTTTTTGCATATGGTTCAAAATAGTATATGCCAAAAttcgcaaaaaacaaacgttcagacaccaagtaacgggacaaaactattcgatggttatcaacgaaaaatcacgaatTAAAGATTATAttatctccgattttgattattttttacggCTACAcaccttgaccctatatgaatacaatgaatgaattcgatcttcaatttaaaacatttacgctagtggataccacaaaatcttatgttatacataatgaaagtataaataaactctacgtgttagtgaatctatcgttttgatgggatacgcattctaagatactaatttcaacgatccaaccgtcaaacttgtttctaTATGCTTCAAAATcgtatatgccaaaaatcgcaaaaaagaAACTTTCAAACaccaagtaacgggacaaaacttttcgacggttaccaacgaaaaatcaagatttaacggttattttaactccgattttgattattttttattgttagacaccttgaccctatatgaatacaatgaatgcattcgatcttcaatttaaaatatttaccctagtggataccacaaaatcttatgttatacttaatgaaagtatgaataaacttgtaagtgttagtgaatctatcgttttgttgggatacgcattctacgaagctaatttcaacgatccaaccgtcaaacattttttgtatatgcttcaagatggcatacgccaaaaaatcgcaaaaaaaattatattcagagatcaagtaacggtacaaaactttttgactgttatcaacgaaaaatcacgatttaacggttattttgacttcgattttgatgattttttacagctacactccttgaccctatatgaatacaatgaatgaattcaatcttcgatttaaaatatttacatgttatacttaatgaaagtatgaataaactcttaagtgttagcattctacgaaactaatttcaacgatccaaccgtcaaacttctTTGTATATGCTCAAGATCGCATAcccaaaaaatcgaaaaaggcaaaccttcagagatcaagtaacgggacaaaacttttcgacggtcatcaaaataccacaaaatcttatgttatacttaatgaaagtatgaataaactcttaagtgttagtgaatttgtggttttgatgggatacacattctatgaaactaatttcaacaatccaaccgtcacacttgtttgtatatgcttcaatatcgcatacgccaaaattcgcaaaaaacaaacgttcaaagatcaagtaacgggacaaaacttttcgacggttatcaatgaaaaatcacgatttaacggttattttaacttcgattttgatgatttttttatagctacactttttgaccctatatgaatcgatcttcaatttaaaatatttactctagtggataccacaaaatcttatgttatacttaatgaaagtatgaataaacttgtaagtgttagtgaatctatcgttttgttgggatatgcattctacgaagctaatttcaacgattcaactgtcaaacttgtttgtatatgcttcaagatgacatacaccaaaaatcgcaaaaaaaaaaaatattcaaagatcaagtaacaagaTAAAGCGTTTCGacagttatcaacgaaaaatcacgatttaatggttattttgactccgattttgatgattttttttcagctacactccttgaccctatatgaatacaatgaatgaattcaatcttcaatttaaaatatttacactagtggataccacaaaatcttatgttatatgtaatgaaagtataaataaagtctaattgaaagtataaataaagtcTAATTGTTAATTATCTATATAaataaagtataaataaactccgattttgatgatttttttattgttacactcattgaccctatatgaattcgatcttcaatttaaaatatttacactagtggataccacaaaatcttatgttatacttaataaaagtatgaataaactcgtaagtgttagtgaatctatcgttttgatgggatacacattctatgaactaatttcaacgatccaaccgtcaaacttgtttttatatgcttcaagatcgcattcgccaaaaattgcaaaaaacaaatattcagagatcaagtaacatgacaaaacttttttactgttatcaatgaaaaatcacgatttaacggttattttaactccgattttgatgattttttacagctacagtccttgaccctatatgaatacaatgtatgaattcaatcttcaatttaaaatatttacaatagtggtcttatgttatacttaatgaaagtataaataaactctaagtgtcagtgaatctatcgtttttaTTGGATacgtattctacgaaactaatttcaacgatccaaccgttaaacttgtttgtattttctttaaaatcacaaatgccaaaaattgcaataaacaaacattcagagatcaagtaacgggacaaaacttttcgacagttatcaatgaaaaatcacaatttaacaattattttaactccgattttgatgatttttttatagctacactccttgaccctatatgaatataatgaatgaattcgatcttcaatttaaaatatttacactagtggataccacaaaatcttatgttatacttaatgaaagtatgaataaacttgtaagtgttagtgaatctatcgttttgttgggatacgcattctacgaagctaatttcaacgatccaaccgtcaaacattttttgtatatgcttcaagatggcatacgccaaaaaatcgcaaaaaaaattatattcagagatcaagtaacggtacaaaactttttgactgttatcaacgaaaaatcacgatttaacggttattttgacttcgattttgatgattttttacagctacactccttgaccctatatgaatacaatgaatgaattcaatcttcgatttaaaatatttacatgttatacttaatgaaagtatgaataaactcttaagtgttagtgaatttatcgttttgatgggatacgcattctacaaaactaatttcgacgatctaaccgtcaaacttgtttgtatatgcttcaagatcgcatacaccaaaaatcggaaaaaataaacattcaaacatcaagtaatgggacaaaacttttcgacggttatcaacgaaaaatcataatttaactgttattttaactccgattttgatgacttttttacagctacactccttgactgtatatgaatacaatgaatgaattcgatcttcaatttaaaatatttacactagtggataccacaaaatcttatgtcatgatgatcaatgaaattgaggattttgtaaaaggaataacatgcaagctttgagttccattggcaaggtttaaacttttgagataGGCTTCAGAACCTtggaaacaaaaactctttcattttacATATCCTTgcacttttattattttgtattagactagtagtgtatgaatgtttgtttattaggctcttattttcgaatgtcgatgtagtacttaaacgacaaatgtgttttaatgttttgaagtaatatttatgtggcaatgtgtggtttgtgcaaatttaagaaaaaaaaaatattcttaacGGATCATAACGAGtcaggtcactttacccgttgggtaaagtaacgggtaaagtgacccgacatGTTAATGACCCATTAAGATAACGGATGTGATACGACATGGCCCGTTAAGATGATAgttgttacacgaaaacgacacaaacACGACAGACTGAGTGTTAGGGTGACATGattgtacaacaacaacaacaacaaagccttttcccatatatgaatcctagaactgcattgcgctcggttctgtgtcatgtcctccgttagatccaagtactctaagtcttttcttagagtctcttccaaagttttcctaggtcttcctctaccctttcggCCCTGGATCTCTGTCATGTAGTCACATCTtttaaccggagcgtcagtaggtcttctttgcacatgtccaaaccaccgtaaccgattttctctcatatttccttcaatttcggctactcctactttacctcggatatccttattcctaatcttgtcatttcttgtgtgctcacacatccaatgaagcatcctcatctccgctacacctattttatgtacgtgctgatgtttcaccgcccaacattccgcGCCATACAGCATCaccgaccttattgccgtcctataaaattttcccttgagtttCAGTGGCAtatggcggtcacacaacatgtcggatgcactcttccatttcaaccatccagcttgtattctatggtgaCATGACTgtaaggtttaaaaaaaaaaaacaaaaaaacaaaaagttgttTGTTCGAAATTACTTTAATGccaccatttttttcttttctcacatattttttttaagttagaTATTCAAGgttataattgtaatttcaatgagttttggttgacaaagtgagttttaataatatgtagtttagataaataagtgtctattgatacttaaaaacacattaTTATATTGGAATACATatattgcaaaataaaatgacatataaattataaagtattagaacatattaaaaacatggggaacaaacatGTAGTGAATGTTCATCTAAATATTTAACAAACCtcacattttattgaaaaattaaaatgtaaaatgaaagttattgattttctgtctaagttAGAGTGGCGACCTAGGTGGGTTTAGGTGGGCTAGACGGATGCCTAAACGGGTCTAGTTGCACTTTCTTATTTCAAACGCCTAGAGACTATTGGGCGGTAACCAGCCgcttagcgcctaggcggggctTACGCGACGTTAGGtgaggatttttagaacaatgagtGTGAGAAAATTGAAGTATTGGTCTTTGAATTTTAGTCGACTTGGAGCTTTGATCCATAAGTTAAAAATCCTGTGAACTTGTCACAACGATCTTTTAGGGTAACTTTATTCGACCTTTCATCCCTTGAGACTTGTTCAATAGGGCCAAAGGTCAGAGCCGTATTTGTTTGGGTAAGGGTGAAGATATTGTTATCCAAATCTTTGTCAAAGCATTAAATGGTTGCCACATACTCAAATCCATGTCCaagtggttttctagtttctttttcttgtttggtttcaGGAAGTGAGTGCTGTGCTGCCATAGAAACTGCAGAAAAAAGAAATGGAAGTCAGTGCTCACTGCCACTGCTACAAGTCTCTTGTTCTTCCCAAGCTTCCTCCTCATGCAGCTCATGCTGCTCTGAGTCACGTTGTTGCTTTTCGGCAGCGCTCCTCCAGTATTAATAGTACAAGTCCACAGCTCCTCCGACTCCAACGCCAACGCCAACCGCTACTTTTTAGTATCAAACCAAAATCAAAAAACCACCGAACAATTTATGCCGCATCCTCTTCCTCCTCGGTTCAGACTCCACCAGATAAATGGCTTCTGGAGCCCGTTGGTACGTATATATATGCCCACTTCTGTctcattatttcttaatttcATATGTGGTTAACTTGTGTAGAAAATCTACCCAGTTATATATTCGAATTTTGAAACTTATTAATTTCAACAGGGctcaatatatatgtgtgtatgtattACAGTTCCGGCATTTACTCAGATCTGTTTCTTgttagtttttcatttttggaTGAAGGAGTGACTATTTCTTCTTAATTTCCTACCTAACACTAACAGGCGATGGAGATTCAAGGCATATAGGTTTCAAGGTTCCGATGCCAAATgcatttgaaatttcttctgtaagttgttttttttcatgttttctttttagttagttGTACATTATGTATGTATTGATTCTTAAGTTCAAGTATTGAAATAGTTGACTGCTTGCTTGTTTCGGTTCTAATCTAGAATGAGGTGACTGTTGGCCGCCTCCCGGAAAAAGCTGATATGGTGATTCCAGTTGCAACAGGTACCTAGTAATAGTATTACACACAATAATCGTATTTCCAAATTCTTCTCAGAAAGGTGGTTGAATTATATCAGGAGTATGACTAGTATGTGTAGTTCATTCAGTACATATATTGATCAATCTGCAGAGATAAATTAACCTAGCTAGGTTGCTGCTACTGTTAGACCGTGATTCCACGCATTCTTGTCATTTGTTCTGATCACATCCCATCCCATTCTGATCATAATTTGGTTTACTACATCACTTAATTAAAGTTAACATTTCACCTTGGCTATAGTATAGGCTGTAGCTAGGAACTTGGTCTCGATGTATCCATGCCACCATTGATGACATTGACTGCCGTGGAGTACACCGATACATACATGTGTCTAGGGTTTAGTAATCCTACCCTGAATCTGAATAAGTTCTCGCCCAGGAATATATATATGGAGGGTTTTTTGATACCTCGTACTCAAACTTTAAGCTAGAAGTAGAGGAGCATCCATGTCTTAGTATAAATAAGCAAAAGATGCTTTCAAAGTGGATTCTGTAGGGAAATTAATGTGCAGAACAAAGCAATGGCATTGTCACCGAGACATTACACATTCAATCATTCCGCGGTAAAAATTAAGATGGCAGTAATCTTTTTTCTTTAGAGggtttaaaattaattttggtttctttttttctttagaCATTTAGTTCTTTGATAACAAGATGATTACCTTTAAGCTGATATGTGAACCAACTTTCTCTAAATCAATGGAGGCAATAAGTTGCCATCCGGAAAGCATTGAGTTAATATTTCCGCAATTCCGGATATTATTCAGTTCTTTGAAGTTTAAGATGAAGTAATATTCATTGGTTTATGTTTTCGTTGCTCTCCGGGTTTACAGTATCTGGTGTGCATGCTCGCATCCAAAAGAAAGAAGGGAAGCTATTAGTAACAGATTTGGACAGCACAAATGGGACGTTCATTGACGACAAAAGGTTGAGCGCAGGAGTAGTTGCCACAGTACCACCTGGGTCTTGTCTTACGTTTGGTACATACATtaacctttttttcttctttctttatctTCTCTCTTTTGATTTTGGAAACTTAtacatatgctcatatcaaatGAGGCACGCAGAACACAAGATTTCTGATCCGAGTGTAGGTAGAGAAAAGAAATCAGTAAAGTCTGTACAAATCAGTTGTTGAATCGTGGATTGTATAGTGTTGGTAATTTTGAAGTCGAAGAAACTAAATCTTTGCTGAAGGCTGGGGCAGGGTGAGATTTCGACACAATGCAGGGAACAATGGGTTTGTCTTTCCCTATCAATCACCTCAGAAGTTATCAACAAACCTTAAAACTCTCATACAATACAATACACAGACGTAACAGATTTACACACAGAATTACtctataaaatttatttttccttcttttctttgttattttcaTGGATTGATAGAAGTTGGAGAAAATAAGAAACCTAGTATCTGGGTGAAGATCGACTGTCagattttttttgtctttcttttggcCCTCTTGCTTAAAATTTACCTAGTTGAATGGTGTTACGTAAATTGTATACTGCTAGTGTTTTCTGTTGGCAAACGGAATTGTTCAAGTTTTGATGTTGAACTGCCTAATTTGTTGCAGGAGATGAGCACTTGGCTGTGTTTCGCGTCTCAAAACTGGAGAATGTGGAAGCTGCAAGCAATCCAGATCCTTCTCAAGATAAAGTAGAGACTGATATCCCAATTGAAAGTACAAgaagttgaaatatatacaagAAATCTTTGTAAGGCATATATAAATGAACAAGTTACTACAAATAGCTTGGAAATAATGTTCTCATATGGAAATAAATCACCATGAAATAATCTAAAGAGAGCTTTACTAAATTTTGATTCACTGTagagttttgttttttaatttttcaaatttttattttttggaagtaaattaaaaaaaaaaaaaaaaaaaaaaaactactggAGGATCCTGATATCGAATCCTAAGGTCATCTGTATACAACCCTCCGCTCAAAACATTTTCTAGATATATATGATATAAAACCATTCAACAATTGCCAACCAAAAACTGTGCTTGCTTTGTCATGCAACAAATATATAATGTGTAATACACACAGAAATCTACATGTTCGATTAGCAAGGTAAGTGATGGATTGCTCTGGTGGTTAAGGCTTTGCTCTTCAACCCAATGCGTTCCAGGTTTAAACTATTCCCCTTCCTTTAGTGTAGATTGTTAACGTTCAAAATTGAGAGATCAACAAAGGACTAGTATGGTCAACCCTTGAAAATGGGCTGCTCGCCTGCGAATCCTTATCATGATCTAAGATTGTAGGTTATTCCTAACGGAGGCGCTGATCCACTGGAAAATCagatatatatttgtttttaacTACAGTAGCTCTCAAGGACAGTGTTATTCAATTCTATTCTTGTGGATTAGACCCCTTATAAGGAGTACTCATCTCCATTACATAGGCCCTGATTGCGCCAGAAAAGTCTTGGGCTTTTAATTCTCTCACTGCCCCATTAATAAATGGGCTTCACATTGGTCTACAAGCTACTTCTCCACTATCTGAGCAATATGTGAAAAAAGTGATATCGTTGCAAGGCTACTTGCTTGGTTTTCCAAGTCGATACCTTTCAAGTGCAGTGCTCGTTAGAGGGTGGTTGGAAAGCACTTAAGCCAATCGCACTTAAGCCAATCGCAAGGTCTGACAAGTGTCGTTTCATAGACTTTCTTCTTCATTGGTGGTCCACATGTGGCTTGGAGTTGATGTTTGGATAAACCTATCTTTAGAGCTTCGCGCTCTAAAGTTGTCAGGCCTACCAACTGGCTTGAGCAGTTGCAAAAGTATTTTAAGCTTAGTGCTCGTTCCTTTTTGTCAATAGACAATCCAGGGCCTTGGTTGGTCATCAGTGACTGTAGTTATTTGTCAATTGAAGTAGTGCTCTGTTTACTAAATCTCTTGGTGCAAGAGCCCTGTTTCTTTATCTTTCATCACTTTGTGGAGTCCCTCAAGGCCCATCTTTGAGGTTTAGACAACTATCCATTATTTTAATGAGTCTAAAAGCACCTTCCATTTACAATTCCCCCAACTCATTGTTCAAGGGTTTCTTCTTGGGCATAGAGTTGTCACTGCCGATCGGGGCCTTCTTTAGAATAATGTAAAGttgttgtttcttttttcttttggtagtGCTTAGCTCTCTGGTTTCCTTCATGTTCAAAGCACCCAGCACTCGATTCTACAGAATGCTTCTAAACGTCCAACTCCTTGCATGATGGAAAATGAGGCGGTCTGGCATTCTAGTGCATGCATAACATGTGTTGGCTTTCTGCTGGGAAGAAATTAAAGCGTTGCATTGAATGCATAGTGGGTAGGAGTGATGTCGTGGGATGTGAAGTCAATCTTATAGTTGACAAATAAGAATGAGATAAGCTCCTTACAAATGTAAAGTACTTTCTGGAAGAGCTTGTCAGGATGGCTTGGTAAGCAAGCAACCAGTTATGTGTTTCAAATTGATGCAAGTGGTCTGCCCCATGTCAACATATTGTGGTTTTATCACTTCTTTTTTCAATAGTCAAGATCGAGAGTTTCTAGGGTATAAACAACCATTCTCAAGAAGCTCCCTTCTTTTAATTTAGGCGGTCTTTTCTTCGAATCTACATAATATGGGCATGGTTGACAACTTTATACTATTTGCATGGCATATGCTTTCATAGTAGGATAAAAGTACTCTAATCTGACAGCCTTGGCTCTGAGCGTTCGGCTACTGAGTGGTCGCCACAAAACTCCGTCATGAATTTCTTTGAGGACATTGTCCCCTTTATCAAGTGTTATGCACCATAGATAGAGCACAAACTCCTTTTTGTAGAGTTTTCTATTGATAATCGTGTACCTAGCCACTTGGAATCTTAGGAGTCAAGACTCTAACTAGTTACTTGGAAGAAACCTATAAACCACATATTTGAGTGTGGAGTCATGCAATTGTCTGTCTTGTTAACCTCTATAATTCGAACATCTGGGTCTCAATATGCTCAGTTTATCCAAGTGCTTGATAGGTATTGATTGTTTAATACCATGATAGGatcatatttatgcgacttagttagcttgttttcttgcatttacatagctagtttctacttattagagtgtttaagctattttcgtgtgttttcaggttcaaatgacaaagttggcaagaaagtgcaatttggagtaatttggagcagttttgggccaagaatggatagcacatgcatggagcaaggtggatggacgtttttgaagttcaagaggctaggaatatgctgatgagatgaagaaaataaagtcaagccaaagaagataaggaatcagctaaaaggaaggaacattatcttaaccaaccttatcttatccaacattatccaaactaaccttatcttatcttatcctatcctaatcttatcttacctaattccagctgcaagggggactCCTTATCACATTAGAATACCTAATATC
Protein-coding regions in this window:
- the LOC126589489 gene encoding uncharacterized protein LOC126589489 codes for the protein MEVSAHCHCYKSLVLPKLPPHAAHAALSHVVAFRQRSSSINSTSPQLLRLQRQRQPLLFSIKPKSKNHRTIYAASSSSSVQTPPDKWLLEPVGDGDSRHIGFKVPMPNAFEISSNEVTVGRLPEKADMVIPVATVSGVHARIQKKEGKLLVTDLDSTNGTFIDDKRLSAGVVATVPPGSCLTFGDEHLAVFRVSKLENVEAASNPDPSQDKVETDIPIESTRS